CATAATCAATAAAAGTGAGTTAGTCATCATCTGAACCACATACAAATAAAGAGTATGCTAAAATGGACATACCTTCTTTGATATGTTCTCAAAGCTAGGCCTACTTATTAGAGAGAAAGCCAGGATAAAAACATCAGCTCCTCTGTAGCTAAGAGGCCTTAATCTATTGTAGTCTTCTTGACCTACATTGTTTGTTTTTGTCAAAATGTCGTCCCGTGAGAATGGGTCCACTGGCATTTCATATGTGTGAAATAGTTCTGTTTGCATCCATGGAAGCTTAATACTCGTTGCAAATACAAGTCGCATAAAATGGTCTTTGTGACTAAAGAATATGATGGGATGACATAAAATTGTAGGCAAGATCACATGgttacttttaacttttgttatgATACAAAATGACCAATGGGCCAAAAAGTACTTAACTTTTCATGCCTATGGAAACTTTGAGACAAATTCATGCCGAGGATTAGACATTCTGGCACATCCTAATCATTATCATACGgtccaaatatatataaaaaaatataacatgatCATAATTACACCATGTTATGTCACTAATACGGTATGATAAACTAATCAAGTTTGTTATAAATAATTGACTACTAAAACATCAACGTATATCAAGAtcacttttaaatgttttaccAATTAACATCATGTATTACATTGATTGATGATTTATAATCAATTCAAACAATGCTTGTCCTATGAGATGACAGTATGACCCATCTAGATTATGATTGGAGAAAACAATGAAAGATGTTTTAACAATAACATTTGTTGGTAACAACTATAGAAAATGCATAGAACATAACACCTTGACTATATGTTATAGAATGGTATCCTCCAATTAgttatatgattattaatataactatataagaaTTTTCATCTATTTTTTAGTCATCTTTCATATATCAATGACTTAATCTAACTTTTAATCtagttaatttattttttttcacacaCATGGCTCTAACTTTTTGACATTATCCAAGAAATTGTTGAATAATTGTAATGGCAATAATAAGTGATTAAAAGTAAAAGCCAACAGATAAGTTAAGTTGAGAAAGTATtgccaatattatatatcaaagaCACTAACAAGaccaaaatcatttgaattTGTAACAATGTTCACATGCACTTTGTTACTTAAATTTCATGCAAAAGATTGAAAAATCATATTACATCAATTAATACACATgcaatattatgtatatatatatatatatatggacagaAATAGAGAAGAGATATACCAGCAGTATCCCAAAGACCCAAGTTGACATTTTGGCCATCAACATCAACATTTGCACTAAAGTTATCAAAAACTGTTGGAACATAATCCTGCAAGCACATTTTTTCTTAAGTTGATATAAAatttccaaaagaaaaaaagttacaagtaaAACCGTAAACAAGTTCACACACAAAGAAAGTGATATATAGAAGAAGCTTGCTTACAGTTGGGAAAGTATTATTAGTGTAAGAAATAAGAAGACAAGTCTTTCCAACAGCTCCATCTCCAACTGTGACacattttataaactttgttgttgcactcattttttttactttgactTTCTTGGTTTTGACTACTTGGAAGAACTTGTAGAATTTTTGGAACCCAGTTGAGGAAAGAGTTTGCTTATGGAGAAGAAATAATGATgggttttatacttttatttattagagATAAAAGTGACAAAAAATAATGACTTTTTTGTTAGTTGGCTAAAAAGAAGAGATAAGAGGAAAAGAAGAGCTGAATTCtttaatttgactttttgtGAGAAGATATGTCATAGAGTCAAAGTCCTCAGTTAGACATCTTGGACAAAAGGTTTATGGAATGGGATTGTACATTTGTACATATGTAGTATCCGACTGATAAACAATGTTCGTTCGGTTATAATAATGGTCTTATCATAAGATTgccaatatatatgtaaaaacctATCTATAGCTCCCTGAGAGTCGGAGACCATGTAAACTCAACCAGTTTGCAAGGCAAATGGCAAAGTTGAAATCTCCAAATCCCTAAGATTAATGTGAAGACCTCAACTTGCCAaggcatatatatatcattaattttaacCAGCTTAGGGGCGCAAATATTAGGACACACCACAAAACCTTAAATAGTTGTATGTATATCATACGACAACGGCACctcaaattttattaatttgttttatgaaGGGTTCCAAATAACAACCATCTCGTTTCTGGATTGAAGGAAGAAACGATTTGGCTTTGGATACTCGCCATTGCAAGCACAGCAAAGCTTGGGGAGCTCTCCACTTGCCTTAAACTGTTAAGTTGCTTAAAGGACATGGGAACATTTGGATGTTATGACATGCAGTTGTCCGTAACTCTGGATAACTACTTTCACATAGGAATCCCATAATTGAATCATTTTTTGAggaaaaccatatatatatgttatgcacTACCCTTCAGCCCCTAATTAAGTTGACAATAGATTGCTTGAAATATAGCAGAAGAATAAGAGAATTGGATATTCATATTCTATGTAAGCATGAACACTAATAAGTAATAACACAATGGCCAAAGGAATTGTATAACACCTAATATGGTGCTCTGCCCACTCAACTCGGCAGATACCAACAgccaacaaaaaataataatcggATGATTACCCAATATGACCTTACCCATGAACCTGCAGCCACTGCTAACACAGACCCAGGGCCAAAAGCCCAAAATCCACCAATGAACCCCCAACTTATGTCCAGCTCTACAAAACAGGTAATCAAATTCACAGCTAgaatttgtttttaatcttcTTCCACAATTTAAAATGACTGACATATAATAACAGTAGGAACAGGCCAAAGTAATGATAACATTCAGTTTTGATTATGACACTACTTGATCAACTTACTTAACTTCTATAAAGACACTCCATGTTATCTCAATTGCAGAAATGGCTGGGCTTGGTAAGACTACTCTGGCTCGAAAACTATTCAATCATCTTTTAGTCGAGTACTTTTTTGATATTCGAGCTTGGACATGTGTTTCTAAAGTTTATCTTGTTAAAGATTTGTTAATCACTATACTAAGCTCTTCTATCAAAGACGTAGTTGGGGAAAAAGCTATATAGACTACTAAAGGGTCGTAAGTATTTGGTGGTCTTGAATGATATCTGAGATTACAAGGCCTAGAATGATGTCCAAACTGGAAGCAAAGTCCTGTTTACCAGTCGAGATATAGACATCCGAATGTACAGGCAGCAAGACCTACTCATGTGTTTGCGTCTCCAAACTGAAGTTGCAAGTTGGGACTTGTATTAAAGAAAGATCTTATGAATTGGAACATGTTCTCTTTCGCTGGATGATTTCGGGAGGGTAATTACAAGAAAATGTAAAGGTTTGCCTCTTGCGATTGCAATCACCCTGGTCTTTTGAAAAGTAATTTGTCAAATGAGTGACGGCGGCAAATTACTGAAAGTTAAGCTTGTTTACGGTGAGTAACCCAATCCAATACATGGACTCACTGACTTTGAGCTACAATGATTTACCGCCTCAGATACAACCATGTTTTCTCCTTTTTGGATCATTTCTCTAGGACTATGAGGTACCCGTGACAAAGCTGATTTGGCTACGGATTGCTCAAGGATATATACACCAAACTAGAAAAAATATGAATTAATAATCTTAACAATACACAAAAGCAAGAGCCAAAGTACGTTTAGCATCTATTACATTGCTTCGGGTTCTATCCAGTCGACATATTAGAAAGTAGCGCATCTAATTGCTTTACTTTCATACCCCGGTAGGCAAATGTCCTCGAATCATTACCGACACCATGATCCAATTCATTAGGCCGTATGTCCACAAAATTTGCTTTTTGATATAACGATAACAAATCTTGTGTCATGCACCTCTTTTCCAAAATGTGTTCTATAAACCTTTCCCGCAAGCAATGGTCGAATGTAGGATAAATATAGTGAAAATAGCTGCATAACTCATCGGCCTGGTCCAAATCCCCAACAATCATCTGTCTACAACATTGATCAAACATATCattaatacgagtattaaataAAACCAGCTTTgtgtaatataaataaatggataACGTTGTGAAAAAAAAACCTACATTCATAGTTTTTGCCCTTTTTAGTCTATCTTATATTagatcttcaaattcttcaatttAACCTACATTAGTTGAGATACAATATCGAACTTGTCTCATACTTGAAAGCCTTTGCATTTTCAATAATAggttaaaatcaataaaaagaaTATGCTACAAAAATAAAGGCATGAAGATACATGCATGTGATcgatcaagttcatcaagaaCGCAAAATAGCGCTATGTGTCCAATGCCCCAATCTGTCGGCTGAATAATGACAGGGGACTAGGCAGTGGCCTTATGCCCACCAAAAGGCCCCCAAAACTTTGAAGCTTTAATACACAGTTTTAGACTTTTCTATTTGAGTTCCAATCAACACATAGAGCAAGAGCCAGGGGGAAAATTTGTGTATTCTAatctttttaaaagtaaatattttacattaataaaataagGCATCACGTACAGTGGGaacttaataataaaataatttaatttgtaaaGTAGTAGTTGCATATCTTTGAGAATTAGGGATTAGCTATTTTATTAATTGGGAAAAAATTATCTTATTAAATTGATAATAAAGCTTTGATTAAAAAGTCTTATggaaaattatttatataaatattttaaacaattttttacaCATAAAAAGCAAATAAAGTTGTTTAAAACTCcgcatttatatgtttttagtttatttttgcAGATTTCAAAAAGGGATAAATGAAAAGATTTTTTGTTAGAAAGTTTCAAAAAAGGTCTCCAAAATTAGTTTCGTTTAAGGCCACCAAAAAGGTTAAGCCGGCGGATGATATGACAACGTCCACCGTTGTCCGTTTTTTTACTAACGAATTTCCGAGCTTCATTTGacattttcaaattttgaaacttGTAAGGTATGTCTATGATAACATATCTAGGTGATCTGGCTAAGTCGTTAAATTTCACATTTGAACCTTTAAATTTTGACCAAAAGTTGAGCCTATTTTTCCAAGTATTGGAAAATCAAATGAAAATAACCTTTAAATTAGTTGATTTCAAACAAAGTCTTATCTTCTTTATCATCTTCATGTACATACATGTAACTTTTCTCGACTTGCCTTGAACGGATGTTCATTTTTTGTCAAAAGAACAAAGTGGATTTGTAAGAAGTAATCGATTGATGATAAAGAGATGGTAAATAATACTTAATATAATTACataaattaatttgtaaataatattaatataaataaagtgtTTTATCAACTTGTAATAAGGGAACCAATTTACATTGTTTAAGACTTTAacactgtattctcgagtttttattaaaagaaaagaaaggaggaGATTGGATAAGGGAAGAAGGatagataattacataaaaaagatgcattctcgagttgaaagaaaagaaaaaaaaaattgatagatagatatattcttgagttagaagggaaggaaaagaaatgataaaaagatacaattttacatttatagccttgtagtaattaaaacctttatataagtttgaggggtataataataatttcaccactttttcttccaaatcttgccaaaagtggcaagaaagttttgagatcaaaatattctattttttccctttctttcccttttttttcttttaaaacaaaaactcaagaatataaaaactaaaaatttcttaccatttttttttttatcttttcaaaataaaactcaagaatgcactcTAAGTCTGACCTCACCCTGAATAGTAGGAAAATACCCCAATTAAGTTGCTTAAAGGCAAaatatttaattgggataaaattttattaagaaaaaagcGATAACATGTATCATTGACTTATTTGTTTGTTgggaaatataaatataaaatgatagagtagataaataattaatttaaattttaaaaaattgagaaaTCTCGAATGAATTATAAAATAGTAtcgatataaatatatatttttttaaaataacataaaaaagcTAAAGAAAAATACACCCAGAATGGAAAACAAGAGGTAGAGGTAAAATTTTCTGTGTGTTCCGATATTCAACAAAccctaatttatttttttcattcccTTCCTTTTCATCCATTCATATTCATTTccaattcaaattttaatttaaatcagatctattattatttcctcaaaaaataataaaaaaaaatctcaaacaTATACCTACAAAATCTATATAGATGTACAGAGATAAAGGTGGTGCATCGTCGGCGATGGTCGGCGGCGGTGGCGGAGGTGATCGGAAAAGAATAAATGAAGCATTGGACAAAAAAACTTCATCTTCACCTTCAAAAACAACAACTTCTAGggttttcaattttaataataataataataataataaagaaaaagaaaaattgtcTATGCCTTCAACTTCCTCAGCTGCTAATACCAAAAATAAGCTTTCGGATGGTTCGGTTTCTTTCTGACTATTTTTCGGTGTTTTTTCGTTAGTTGAAATGCTGTTAAATTGAatagtgtatatgtatatgtatatgatatgGCCAGTTATATGTACTGTTTGAATGTGTATACATTGTTGTTGATATTCGGCGTAGTTTAGAGGTTAGGAAATGCAGGATCTTTTGTCGAGAATGAGGTTTGATGGTCAATTGTTGCAATTTTGGGGTTGGTTGTTAGGTGTGTAGCTTAGTTGGTTACGGAGGAGAGGATTTTGCAAATATGGTTGTTTATGAATTTGGTGGGTGCTTATCTTTGTTTGTGGTGCTCGActgattttgtgtttttttttaatcttgaatAGATAGATAATAGAGTGAAATGTATGAGCGTTATAAGATCGATGCAAATTTCGTTATGTGTTCACGACTTCATGGTTGGTCAAAATGGGATGTTTCTTACAACTGTTGACAGTGGCTTTAGGGTTACCGATTAGaatatcatattttattaaatatgatgcaaatatataaaatatgatattCCAATCTTTAACCTAAAGCCACCGTCAACATTTGTTAGAAACATTCCATTTTTACCAACCACTAAGTCTTATAACGATATTTGCAACGATCTTGTTACACACTCAAGCATGTGATTTTATTATCTATCTATTTAAGCAACAAAAATAGAGAATCGGCCAACTAGTCAAACTAAGATAAGCACCGCCAAATTCATAAACACAACCATATTCGTAAATTTCTCTATTTTATAACCAACTAAGCTACACGTCTAACAACAAACCCCAAATTTGTACCATCAAACCTCATTATCTATTGAACTTTGAAGTCAAACATTGCTATGTTTTATCGTTCCATCATTAGTTGGCCGTGTTACTTTGCTCTTAGAGACCATTACAGTTTACTTCTTCTTTAGGGGCAATTAATGTATTTTGTGATGTGATGATGCCAATTTGTTTTCCTTACTAGTATGACATAGTCACTTTCACTTATGCCAATCTTTTTCCTTACTAGTATGATGTAATCACTTTCGCTGATGGTGACAGATGAATCTGAAACCGACAGTGAGGAGTCTGATGTTAGTGGCTCTGACGAGGATGATACTTCATGGATTTCATGGTTTTGCAATTTGAGAGGAAATGAGTTTTTCTGCGAAGTTGATGATGAGTACATTCAAGATGATTTTAACCTTTGTGGCTTAAGCAGTCAAGTTCCTTATTTTGATTATGCCCTTGATCTAATTCTAGATGCCGAGTCTTCTCACGGTAAGCTATTTTCTCAATATTATTGATCTCTTTCCCAAAGTCTGAACTTTGGATATTCGACTAGTCTTGTTTGAGGGACCATAAGTACTTGATTCTTTCTCAAGGATGTACAGAACCCATGAAATAACATACATTCAGCTTTTCTTCATAACATAAAAATCATATGGTAGTTTTTTGGAAGTTAGGATTTATGGTATTATACAAGAGCAACAAATCAATTAACAAATAGATTATCAATAGCCAATTACCAATTCTGTAGTGGTCGTTGGTTTATTTCCTTGAAAGAGTGAAAAGCTTAtttatatgctttgatcgacATTTAGTTAAAACTTTATAGGTAAGATGTGTACTGAGGCAcaggaattgaaattgaatacGATGTGTAGACTCTACACCTAGGTGGAGCTTTGACATATATTGAGATTTTTAGTGACAATAACTGTTGACACATCTTTGAAGAATGACGCTGTTAGCTATCTTTGCGTGGCACAAAAGCACATTTTACTGTGCTGCTAAGAGTTATCAAGGTTGTTGGTTGTGTTACGTTCTGAGAAAACTGATTTGTTTTGCTACATATTTTAAAATTGACCACGTTGGTGAATACAGTAAGTAGGTCATAAACACAAAGACTACCAAACtgatatttttctatttatcaACGCACCGAATACCAGGCAATCGTTTTAGGTGTAAGTGAAGCTGATGTGTTCATGCTCTTAGCTTAGACACCTTTCAATTTTTGGATTAGCTTTTGTTGCTtagacttttttcttttatcgtTTTAGTTAGCCTGATATCTTTTTTCCTTAGCTTGCAGTCAATATAGTTAAACTAAAGCCCTTATGGCTCTATTAGTTTATTGAACCTATGTAGGACATTAAAGGCACGAAGAAGTTTCTCAATCTTAAAATGAGGATCAagaattttacttttaattttgtgCAAGCATTGATGAGGGTCatgataatgattaaatatagtATGCATGGATTTTACATATTAGGACTTACAAATGATTGAGATGTAGAGTAGATTAGTTAACTTAAGTTTTCTTGTTACTTGATGAGCACATTACAGAGTTTTGTTAGTATTTTTTGCGGACATATTTTCTGCAGCTCTGGTGTTTATAGCGAGTGATTAAGGTTATGTATAGTATCTTAGTAACTTTTATGGATATAAGACCTAGTCAGACGTGCTCACTACAATTAAATGAAGATTCTCCCTCAAGTTGCTATTTTTTTCTTAGTTAATATATGTCGCCATGAATGAGATGCCATATATTAGTAGAATGTTATCTTCATAGTTAAAGAGGTAATGCAAGTCGTCGATATCTCTTTGCTTTAGTTATAGATGTGCATGCTTTTCATTATGACAGCTTATAGTTCATGATGTTACGAAGgctgtttttctttttgggttaAATGTTTTATCACgactaatatattaaaacacaaaaatagttaaatacaaCAACTATGGGTGGATCCCATAGTTTAGCCAAAAAACGGCAAACTACAAAACAAGCAACAAGCTAAACAAGCAATATAAACTATCTAGATTGGAAGGCTACATTAGACTCTGgggaaaaatcatttttttcagGACATAACTTTAATCCTGATGCCAAAATCACTCTTTCTCCTTTATCTGTTTCCAACTCTTTAAATCGGTCTTTTTATTCTTCTTGTGTAACATCTGATCAGCCCCATAAAATGCATCCGAGTTCTTTACTTGTGAATCCGAGCCACTCGCCTCGTTACTTGTCTTCTTGGTAGACACACGAGTTTCACCTTGTTTTTCTTCAGTTGAAGCCCCATTTGTGTATTGCTATCTCTAGAGCCTTTTTTAACTTGTCAGAAGCCATCATCCTGCGGTGAGTCTTTCTTCTCTGGAACCTCCTTCACAGCCTTTGGACATTGTTTTGAGGTATGATTGAAGATTTTACATTTGTCACATCTTGGAGGTTTGCGTTTGTCCTCAGTCCGGACTATATCTTATACATAAATGGTGAATCCGTGCTATTTCTTATACATAAATGGTGCCCTTCAGTTTGGGGATACAAACCTGGCTTTCTTCATGTTCTTATCCGCACTGACCTCGATAATAGCCTGAGAATAACTGCTGCTACTCTAGGATTCTAAAGTCATAGGTCATAGTGCCAGCTTAAGATTCCAACATATTGGGGCTGGGGTTCCAATCTTAGTAGCTATTACACTCAATCCGTCTTTTGTCTAATGCAGCTATAAGAACATCATGTTTATTTGTAATTTAACCCAAACAGGAACCTTAGACAAATCTTCCTTTGTTAGGTTAAACGAGAGAGTCCGATTATTCTAAATCATAGGCACCCCTCTGATCATCCATGGTtcatttttcaacatatcctcaACCCCTTCCATTGCAGATAAGTTGAAAACATAGAAACCTTTGTTGTTCATCATAATCTTCTGAATACCATATTTTTCCCAGGTATTTAGTATGTAATTCTCCTCAACTGGGAAGGCCACTCCTTTTGGAGCCTGTCATTAACCTCTTTAACCGATGCCAAAGGGATCACAACATCATCGTCCCTTGGTGTTTCAGATTCAAGGGTTCAAAAATTTACTCTGTTGTGTAGAATTAGTCGTCACTATATTGGCATAAGAATCCCCTGATGAGGCAGGTTTCGTTGCCTTGCCCTGATCCATTCCTACATACTTATTCGGCAAATTAATGATAATGGCAGCCTCAAAACCAGGGATTTTAGGGGGTTAATCCATTTCAACCTGACCTGAATTTGAACCATCAACACCGTCAACATTCAAGAAATCCATTTCAACCTGACCTGAATTTGAACCATCAGCAGCACCGTCAACATTCAAGAAATCCAAACCACCACTAGTAGCCGACTCCTCGTCTTTTTCAACAGTTTGTTTGGAAAATGA
The sequence above is drawn from the Erigeron canadensis isolate Cc75 chromosome 4, C_canadensis_v1, whole genome shotgun sequence genome and encodes:
- the LOC122595092 gene encoding rac-like GTP-binding protein 5 isoform X1: MSATTKFIKCVTVGDGAVGKTCLLISYTNNTFPTDYVPTVFDNFSANVDVDGQNVNLGLWDTAELFHTYEMPVDPFSRDDILTKTNNVGQEDYNRLRPLSYRGADVFILAFSLISRPSFENISKKWVPELRHYAPLVPIVLVGTKLDLREDKKFLMDYPCACTISTSQGEELKKQIGAVGYVECSSKTQQNVKTVFDVAIKAVLQPVKAKKLKKRRGCLIL
- the LOC122597952 gene encoding casein kinase II subunit beta-3-like, which encodes MYRDKGGASSAMVGGGGGGDRKRINEALDKKTSSSPSKTTTSRVFNFNNNNNNNKEKEKLSMPSTSSAANTKNKLSDDESETDSEESDVSGSDEDDTSWISWFCNLRGNEFFCEVDDEYIQDDFNLCGLSSQVPYFDYALDLILDAESSHGDMFTEEQNELVESAAEMLYGLIHVRYILTTRGLSAMLEKYKNYDFGRCPRVYCCGQPCLPVGQSDIPRSSTVKIYCPKCEDIYYPRSKYQGNIDGAYFGTTFPHLFLMTYGHLKPPKASQSYTPRVFGFKLHKP
- the LOC122595092 gene encoding rac-like GTP-binding protein 5 isoform X2, whose translation is MSATTKFIKCVTVGDGAVGKTCLLISYTNNTFPTDYVPTVFDNFSANVDVDGQNVNLGLWDTAGQEDYNRLRPLSYRGADVFILAFSLISRPSFENISKKWVPELRHYAPLVPIVLVGTKLDLREDKKFLMDYPCACTISTSQGEELKKQIGAVGYVECSSKTQQNVKTVFDVAIKAVLQPVKAKKLKKRRGCLIL